AGCATAACCGAATTCTCGTGCAGCGGCCGGAGTAACCTCACCCCCCAATTGGCAGGCCATGATCTGCATCCCGTAGCAGATCCCCAAGAGCGGGACTCCTAAGTGAAAAATAGCCTCAGCGGGCCGCGGGCTATCGACGGCCAGGCTACTATCGGGACCACCGGATAAGATAATGCCACGTGGATTAAACTCACGGATCTTGGCGGCTGATACTGAGCCATCCCACAGTTCACAGTACACGCCACATTCGCGAACTCTACGGGCAATCAGTTGGCTAGTTTGTGATCCAAAATCTAAAATTAGGAGTCGCTGTTCTGGAGAGTTGGTCTGCATGGGTGAAGGTAGCCTATTCATTCAATAGCGGCAACGCTAGGAGTAGCGCCACCAGTTTAAGAGAGGTTGTGTGTCTGATGGATTACCCTAAACGATAATTCGGCGCTTCTTTGGTGATGGTGACATCATGGACATGACTCTCAGCAATGCCCGCACGCGTTAAACGAACAAATTGTGCTTGGGTGCGTAAAGCTTCGATAGTGGCACAGCCGGTTAACCCCATACAAGCCCGGAGTCCACCCATCTGTTGATGCACCACCTCTTTCAGCTTACCTTTGTAAGGGATCTGTCCCTCAATCCCCTCGGGTACTAATTTATCCAGCGCATTATCACTCTGAAAATAGCGATCGGCGGATCCTTTACCCATGGCCCCGAGCGATCCCATCCCCCGGTAGCTTTTATAAGCCCGCCCTTTGGAGAGTTCCACTTCGCCAGGCGCCTCTTCGGTCCCAGCCAACAGGGCCCCCACCATGACACAGGAGGCACCCGCGGCAATCGCTTTAGCAATATCTCCAGAAAAACGGATGCCGCCATCAGCAATCACCGGAATATCTAAATTTGCCATTGCCAAGGCGTGTACGGCGTCGGCGATGGCAGTAATTTGTGGGACGCCAACACCGGTGACAATCCGAGTGGTGCAGATCGAGCCTGGACCAATACCCACCTTGACGGCACTCACCCCAGCTTCCGCCAATGCCAGCGCGCCAGCAGCGGTGGCGACATTACCCCCCACAATCGGCAAATCAGGATAGGTCGCTCGGGTAGCGCGAATGCGCTGCAAAACGCCTTCTGCATGACCATGTGAGGAGTCAATCAGCAACACATCAACGCCTGCTTCTACCAGTGCGGCAATGCGGATCTCATTACCAGCCACTGCCCCAACGGCAGCACCTACCCGTAAACGCCCTAAGTGATCTTTACAAGCATTGGGTTTATTTTCGGCTTTTTGATAATCTTTGACGGTGATCATCCCTTGAAGACGAAACTGAGCATCCACTACCAACACTTTTTCTATCCGATGTTGATGCATTAACTGCAAAATCGTCTCGCTGGAAGCGCCCGCTCGCACGGTGACTAGGCGCTCTTTCGGCGTCATCACTTGACTCACTGGTTTATCTAGATCAGAGACAAAACGCACATCACGGCCGGTAATAATCCCTACCAATTCATGCGCCGCAGTGACAACGGGATAACCGGCAAAGCCATTTTTTTTGGTGAGGGTAAGCACTTGACTAATAGAGGTTTCTGGCTGAACAGTCACCGGATCAGAGACAATCCCGCTCTCATGTTTTTTAACCGATCGCACCGCTTGTGCCTGCTGTGCAATACTCATATTCTTATGGATAAAACCGAGACCCCCCTCTTGTGCAATAGCGATGGCTAAGGCCGCTTCGGTGACCGTATCCATAGCAGCCGATAGCAAGGGAATATTGAGCGGAATGGTGGCCGTTAGGCGGGTGCTGAGATCAGCTTGGGTGGGCAGCACCGTTGAATAGGCTGGCTGCAGCAGTACATCATCAAAGGTTAGTGCGGTTGGCGTGACACGGATCATTGCAACATCCTACCGTTATCGGGTCATGGTGAGGTAAAACATTGCAGCGGAACTATACAGCAATTACACACCAAATCCTAGATTTTTCTGAAGATCAACAACCCATGGGCTGAGTGAATAAGAAGGCCTGGCGGGTCATGGGGCAGCGCTTAAACACACCGCCCAGGGCGCTGGTTGTAGTAGCACTGTGGGTATCTCGTACGCCACGTGCTTTAACACAGTAGTGCACAGCATCAATGGCTACTGCGACGTTGTCGGTTTCGAGTAGTGTTTGTAATGCTAGCAAAATTTGTTGGGTTAAACGCTCCTGTACCTGGGGACGACGAGCGAAAAATTGTACAATGCGATTGATCTTAGATAAGCCAATGATCTGCTGGTTTGGGATATAAGCCACTTTAGCCAAACCATCGATGGTCACCAGGTGATGTTCACAGGTCGTGATTAGAGTAATATCCCGTACGGTAATCATCTCATCCAGCTGCATGCTATTCGCGATCACCGTGATGTCAGGGAAATGCGCGTAATCTAACCCAATAAAGAGCTCTTCTAGGTACATCTTGGCGACTCGACGGGGAGTTTCCAGCAAACTGTCGTCGCTGAGATCAAGCCCCAACAGCTGCAAAATAGCCCGCAGATGGCCTTCTAATTGCTGTTTGCGCTGCTCTGAGTCCAGGTGCTGCAAGGCTTGCAGCGGTGTTTCCAAGCCACGTGCCCGTAGGGCGTTGCGCACTTTAATGGCCTCTGGACTAAAGGTGCACCCTTTGACCGCTTCTGAAATTAACCGGCATGATAACATGTTGCTACTTCTCCATAATACCCAATACTAACAATTGAATTATCCAACAGATAACGCTTCGGCCAGTTGCTGTCGCACCCTGAAGAGATCCGCTGGAGTATCCACCCCCTGGGAGGCAGGAACCTGTGCTGTGGCCACCTTGATTTTTTCACCCTGCCAAAGGATCCGCAGCTGTTCTAATAGCTCGAGCTGTTCTAAGGGGCTCTCCGTCCAGTGACTGTAACGACGGATAAAAGCCGCCTGATAAGCGTAGATCCCGATATGCCGTTGATAACAGGGGTGAGCTAAGATCGCCGGCGCTTGATCAGCGTCAATGGTGTGATGCACCGTAAACGCCTGCAGTGCTGGCGGTGACAGCGTGTTAAACCGCTGACGATCCCAGGGGATCGCGGCGCGTGAAAAATAGAGTGCATAACCCTGCCGATCAGTCACCACTTTCACCACATTAGGATCCCAGAGTGCTGACACCGACTGTAGTGGTGCCGCCAGCGTCGCCACCGCGGCACTGCTCGGCGCCAACTGATTTGCAACCTGTTGGATCAAGACTGGTGGCATCAGCGGCTCATCCCCTTGCACGTTCACTATAATCGTCTCATCGGCCCACTGATAGTGGGCGACCACTTCCGCTAAACGGGCAGTCCCTGACGGGTGATCTAATCGGGTCATGCAGACTTCACCCCCTGCCGCGGTCACTACCTCAGCGACCTGAGGATGATCAGTCGCCACAATAATTTGGCGAGCACCTGAGCGGCGTACCGCTGATAATACTCGCAGGATCATCGGTTGACCACAGAGATCCACTAAGGGTTTACCCGGCAGTCTGGTGGCTGCATAACGCGCTGGAATCACCGCTACAAACTCTACTGCCGCCATCGCTTTAGGTGGCACCTTCATAATAGAGCCTCACTGGAATCAGTGCTTGCTTGCGCCAGCAGGAGTAGCGGAATGCCCGCCTCAATCGGGTAACGCAGCTGATCAGTAGCACAAATCAACGCCTGTGGCGGTTGATTAGCTAGTGATGCTTCAAGCAGCAAAGCAGCCTGACAGCGGGGACACACTAAGCTTTCAAGTAGTTGTGGATCCATGGGGAATCTTCTTCATGATACGCTGGATTAACGCCTCTTCAGCCCAGTTTGGTAGAACAGCTTCCACCGGTAAAAACCACCAGTTCGTCTGGGCAAATAGACGACACTTCACCGCATCTTTTTCTGTCATCAGCAAGGGCTGCCGATCCAGGGTTAAGCTCTGGAGCATCGCGAGTCGATAGGGCTGGTGATCTCGAAAAACCGTGGTGCCTTGCAAAGAGACGCCCTGTTGTTTTAACAGCGTAAAAAAATGCTCAGGATGAGCAATACCAGCCATCGCCACGGCTGGTGGCAGTTGAGTCACCGGACACTGCTCTCCGGTCAACAGATTCACGGCATTCAATAAACGGAGCTGCATGGGCAACTCCCCAGGCTCTGGTGTGCCACCATGAACAATCAGGGCATCGACGGACTGCAAGCGCCCGATCCCCTCCCGCAACGGACCTGCCGGTAACCAATAGCCATTGCCAAAACGGCGCTGACCCTCTATGACCACGAACTCCAGATCGCGCTGAAGCCCATAGTGCTGGAGCCCATCGTCCGCTATGATAGCATCCAAGTGGTAACGTTGACACAGCAGTGCCACCGCCCGTGCCCGTTTCGCTGCTACCACCACGGGCGCGCCAGTCCGCTGAGCAATCAGCAGCGGTTCATCGCCGACTAGAGTCGCTGAACACGCTGGATAGATCTCCTGTACACCCCGACCGATCTGTCCGCCATAACCGCGGGCCACGACACCGACCTGCAATCCGCGTGCTTGCAGTTGTTGCACTAACCAGATGACTAAGGGGGTCTTACCCGTACCGCCAACGGTCAAGTTACCCACCACTATCACCGGCAGTGGTGCTTGCCACCGCGGCAGTAAACCGATCTGATAGGTGTAGCGACGTAACGTCACCACCAGGGCATAGAGCACCGACAAGGGCAGTAGCAGGCAGGCCATTCGCCGCTTGCCAAACCAAAGCTTATCAATGGCTTTAAGGGCCAATCGTCCTAAGACGATAGATTTTTTCAGCAGGTAGTCCGCCACTACTGTAAACCATACCACGCTGCATAGCGCCCTGCATGAGCTAATAGTTCCTGGTGGCTCCCGGTTTCAACGATCTCTCCCCCCTCGAGAACGACGATATGATCAGCCTGTTCAATGGTGGATAACCGATGGGCGATGATTAACACCGTACGATTTTTTTGCAGTCGCTGCAAGGCAGCCTGAATCAGCTTCTCTGAAACAGTGTCCAGTGCTGAGGTCGCTTCATCAAGAATCAGGAGCGGACTGTTTCGGAGTAAGGCACGGGCAATGGCGATACGCTGACGTTGCCCACCAGAGAGTAAGAGACCATTTTCACCAATGGGAGTCTGCAATCCGAGTGGCAGCGATTCGCTAAATTCCGTCACAGAGGCCTGGCAGGCGGCTTCTTCAATAGCTGACTCACAGATTGGCAGGTCACAGCCATAAGCAATATTATTGGCAATAGTATCATCAAATAGATGGACCTGTTGAGAGACTACCGAAATTTGGCGACGCAGTGAGGTTAAGCCATACTCTCTAATATCACGACCATGCAGCTGAATACTTCCCTCTTGGAGCTCGTAAAAACGGGTTAATAGAGAGACCAGCGTACTTTTACCCGCCCCTGAACGTCCCACGATGGCCACTCGACTGCCAGCAAGAATAGTCATCGTGATCTTTTTTAAGGTGGGTTGTTGCTTGGTGGGATAACGAAAGGTCACCTGACTCCAGGTGATCTCTGGGCTGACGGCGGGTAGCGATTCCAATCCGTTATCTTGCTCGGTAGGGATCGCTAACAAGTCAAACAGAGTTTGACACGCTGCCATTCCTTGCTGAAATGGCGTGTTGACATTGGTCAGCGATTTCAGTGGTCTCATTAGGGATAGCATGGTGCTGAAAAGTGCTGTCAATGTCCCGGCAGAGAGAGCATGTTTAATGCTGGGTAGAGTCGCTGCATACAGGATGAAGGCTAAAGCAGTGGAAGCGATCAACTGGATGAAGGGTTCAGTCAGTGCCGAGGTCGCTACGATTTTCATTTTTTGCTGGCGCATCTGGTTACTTACCCTAGCAAAACGTTGCGATTCGGTTGCTTGAGCACCGAACAGCAACACCTCGCGGTGTCCTTTAAGCATCTGCTCGGCACGTACGGTCATCACCCCCATGGACTCCTGCAGGCGTTTACTCAACATACGAAATCGTTTAGAAACACGATTAATGGTGAAGGATACCACGGGAGCTACCAGTATAATGATAGAAGAGAGTTGCCAGCTCTGATAACACATTATGCACAGTGCCCCGATCACAAAGGCGCTGTCACGAACTAGGGTGACTAAAATTTCAGCGCTGCTATTGGCTACTTGCTCACAATCATAGGTGATACGTGACAGCAAACTACCTGTCGATTGGCGATCAAAAAAAGGGACCGGTAGGCTCATCAAATGGTCAAATAAGCGACGTCGTAACGTCATTACTACCTGTCCAGAGACCCAAGCCAAGCCATAACTGGCTACAAATTGGCTTAAGCCACGCAGCAACACGAGTAGCAGAACGGTCAATGGCATCCAGCGCAACACCTGCGGATCAGTCTGCCCAAACCCTTCATCTAACAGC
This genomic stretch from unidentified bacterial endosymbiont harbors:
- the guaB gene encoding IMP dehydrogenase, with protein sequence MIRVTPTALTFDDVLLQPAYSTVLPTQADLSTRLTATIPLNIPLLSAAMDTVTEAALAIAIAQEGGLGFIHKNMSIAQQAQAVRSVKKHESGIVSDPVTVQPETSISQVLTLTKKNGFAGYPVVTAAHELVGIITGRDVRFVSDLDKPVSQVMTPKERLVTVRAGASSETILQLMHQHRIEKVLVVDAQFRLQGMITVKDYQKAENKPNACKDHLGRLRVGAAVGAVAGNEIRIAALVEAGVDVLLIDSSHGHAEGVLQRIRATRATYPDLPIVGGNVATAAGALALAEAGVSAVKVGIGPGSICTTRIVTGVGVPQITAIADAVHALAMANLDIPVIADGGIRFSGDIAKAIAAGASCVMVGALLAGTEEAPGEVELSKGRAYKSYRGMGSLGAMGKGSADRYFQSDNALDKLVPEGIEGQIPYKGKLKEVVHQQMGGLRACMGLTGCATIEALRTQAQFVRLTRAGIAESHVHDVTITKEAPNYRLG
- the folE gene encoding GTP cyclohydrolase I FolE, whose protein sequence is MLSCRLISEAVKGCTFSPEAIKVRNALRARGLETPLQALQHLDSEQRKQQLEGHLRAILQLLGLDLSDDSLLETPRRVAKMYLEELFIGLDYAHFPDITVIANSMQLDEMITVRDITLITTCEHHLVTIDGLAKVAYIPNQQIIGLSKINRIVQFFARRPQVQERLTQQILLALQTLLETDNVAVAIDAVHYCVKARGVRDTHSATTTSALGGVFKRCPMTRQAFLFTQPMGC
- the kdsB gene encoding 3-deoxy-manno-octulosonate cytidylyltransferase, producing the protein MKVPPKAMAAVEFVAVIPARYAATRLPGKPLVDLCGQPMILRVLSAVRRSGARQIIVATDHPQVAEVVTAAGGEVCMTRLDHPSGTARLAEVVAHYQWADETIIVNVQGDEPLMPPVLIQQVANQLAPSSAAVATLAAPLQSVSALWDPNVVKVVTDRQGYALYFSRAAIPWDRQRFNTLSPPALQAFTVHHTIDADQAPAILAHPCYQRHIGIYAYQAAFIRRYSHWTESPLEQLELLEQLRILWQGEKIKVATAQVPASQGVDTPADLFRVRQQLAEALSVG
- a CDS encoding Trm112 family protein yields the protein MDPQLLESLVCPRCQAALLLEASLANQPPQALICATDQLRYPIEAGIPLLLLAQASTDSSEALL
- the lpxK gene encoding tetraacyldisaccharide 4'-kinase, with amino-acid sequence MACLLLPLSVLYALVVTLRRYTYQIGLLPRWQAPLPVIVVGNLTVGGTGKTPLVIWLVQQLQARGLQVGVVARGYGGQIGRGVQEIYPACSATLVGDEPLLIAQRTGAPVVVAAKRARAVALLCQRYHLDAIIADDGLQHYGLQRDLEFVVIEGQRRFGNGYWLPAGPLREGIGRLQSVDALIVHGGTPEPGELPMQLRLLNAVNLLTGEQCPVTQLPPAVAMAGIAHPEHFFTLLKQQGVSLQGTTVFRDHQPYRLAMLQSLTLDRQPLLMTEKDAVKCRLFAQTNWWFLPVEAVLPNWAEEALIQRIMKKIPHGSTTT
- the msbA gene encoding lipid A export permease/ATP-binding protein MsbA → MIAPFKLSLVLAALALIGNAAIDLKMIWLSKLLLDEGFGQTDPQVLRWMPLTVLLLVLLRGLSQFVASYGLAWVSGQVVMTLRRRLFDHLMSLPVPFFDRQSTGSLLSRITYDCEQVANSSAEILVTLVRDSAFVIGALCIMCYQSWQLSSIIILVAPVVSFTINRVSKRFRMLSKRLQESMGVMTVRAEQMLKGHREVLLFGAQATESQRFARVSNQMRQQKMKIVATSALTEPFIQLIASTALAFILYAATLPSIKHALSAGTLTALFSTMLSLMRPLKSLTNVNTPFQQGMAACQTLFDLLAIPTEQDNGLESLPAVSPEITWSQVTFRYPTKQQPTLKKITMTILAGSRVAIVGRSGAGKSTLVSLLTRFYELQEGSIQLHGRDIREYGLTSLRRQISVVSQQVHLFDDTIANNIAYGCDLPICESAIEEAACQASVTEFSESLPLGLQTPIGENGLLLSGGQRQRIAIARALLRNSPLLILDEATSALDTVSEKLIQAALQRLQKNRTVLIIAHRLSTIEQADHIVVLEGGEIVETGSHQELLAHAGRYAAWYGLQ